In the Xiamenia xianingshaonis genome, one interval contains:
- a CDS encoding SDR family oxidoreductase: MENNQIAWVTGASGFVGRAICEHLEACGYTVVGTGSELSVCEPERLESFAEEVMPGLVVNCAGIRREAAGLSNRVKAYEVNALGARNMALVANTIGATVVQVSSDDVYSSRLDEPVNEFDNPHPDTPYGKSKRAGETMVRNTTPNHLIVRSSWLYNIRGRSMKDVLSAAREGRRIEARTDQFAAPTSLATYVDFIVRAVKHGVNGTFHIATKGRASRYDFAAKMLELTGFDPSDVLVPTSDPKTAENVVLESMMLEMAGIELPTWEEDLRAYLAAEGLLAAGK; this comes from the coding sequence ATGGAAAACAACCAGATCGCGTGGGTGACGGGCGCGAGCGGCTTTGTCGGCAGAGCCATCTGCGAGCACCTGGAAGCATGCGGCTACACCGTGGTCGGCACGGGGTCGGAGCTGTCGGTGTGCGAGCCGGAGCGCCTGGAATCGTTTGCCGAAGAAGTCATGCCGGGGCTTGTCGTGAACTGCGCCGGCATCCGCCGCGAGGCCGCCGGGCTTTCCAACCGCGTGAAGGCCTACGAGGTCAACGCGCTGGGGGCCCGCAACATGGCGCTCGTCGCCAACACCATCGGGGCGACCGTCGTGCAGGTGTCTTCCGACGACGTGTACTCGTCGCGCCTCGACGAGCCGGTGAACGAGTTCGACAACCCGCATCCGGACACGCCGTACGGCAAGTCCAAGCGCGCCGGCGAAACGATGGTGCGCAACACCACGCCGAACCACCTGATCGTCCGCTCGTCGTGGCTGTACAACATCAGGGGGCGCAGCATGAAAGACGTGCTGTCCGCCGCCCGCGAGGGCAGGCGCATTGAAGCCCGCACCGACCAGTTCGCCGCTCCCACAAGCCTTGCCACCTACGTCGATTTCATCGTGCGCGCCGTCAAGCACGGCGTGAACGGCACGTTCCACATCGCGACGAAGGGCAGGGCGAGCCGCTACGACTTCGCCGCGAAGATGCTCGAGCTCACCGGGTTCGATCCGAGCGACGTGCTCGTCCCCACGAGCGACCCGAAAACCGCCGAGAACGTCGTGCTCGAGTCGATGATGCTCGAAATGGCCGGCATCGAACTGCCGACGTGGGAAGAAGACCTGCGGGCCTATCTGGCCGCAGAAGGGCTGCTGGCGGCGGGGAAGTAG
- a CDS encoding holotricin-3: protein MAENERRPGDWQHKEQRRRSANDIVGADSNKKWYQDTFWIIFFLVVFWPVGIVLCWRSSWPVWGKATASVLLAGVIYVAWSMQQAVAGMV from the coding sequence ATGGCGGAAAACGAACGGCGTCCGGGCGACTGGCAGCACAAAGAGCAGCGCAGGCGCAGCGCCAACGACATCGTGGGCGCTGATTCCAACAAGAAATGGTACCAGGACACGTTTTGGATCATCTTCTTTCTCGTGGTGTTCTGGCCGGTCGGCATCGTGCTGTGCTGGCGCAGCTCGTGGCCCGTGTGGGGCAAGGCGACTGCGTCGGTGCTGCTGGCGGGCGTGATCTACGTGGCGTGGTCGATGCAGCAGGCCGTCGCCGGCATGGTCTAA
- the hisG gene encoding ATP phosphoribosyltransferase, giving the protein MNLITPAGFRDVLPEEALRREALSRAVQDCFAAHGYLPIETPTLEVMDVVQASGRAPASPFKLFDARGDLLALRPDVTLQVARMCASRLNDAAGPLRFRYTQRIFREADGPLQAKAREMTQMGIECVGGWGANIDAEIVSLMAEAMELVGVRDYCIAIATVGVLRAVLEASGAPQAWRAAVLEAYHSSNYVELDALCGPDAPVASALYAEAVCRLRSIRGGREAVEEVRRLIEPLGCPCDIDTFEQTYDTLAARGLADHVLVDFSVMSSFDYYTGMVFEVYAPRYGAALGSGGRYDRMIGVYGQNRVAAGFAFYLESVMAAAEQQAREASAADADAGAGAAVEGTESESSTETESSSTATAAAPSAEALPPLRIAVPKGSLNKDAVAALAGAGLDTANLDHPGRALIIHGRGVDYIIVRPSDAPAFVALGAADCGICGEDSLLEADVDVVKLADLRFGACRFVVAEPAGSDAAIQEHYRRLGSIRVATKYPRITQAHYDESGMQVEIVALHGNIELAPLTGLAERIVDITATGTTLRENDLVIVDEVMRSTARFFANAGSLRTDERVGDLARRLAEFTAAQDYEPIAGAVTPAS; this is encoded by the coding sequence ATGAACCTCATCACACCAGCCGGTTTCCGCGACGTGCTGCCCGAAGAGGCGCTGCGCCGCGAAGCGCTTTCGCGGGCCGTGCAAGACTGCTTTGCCGCCCACGGCTACCTGCCGATAGAAACTCCCACGCTCGAAGTCATGGACGTGGTGCAGGCGAGCGGCCGAGCGCCTGCGTCGCCGTTCAAGCTCTTCGACGCGCGGGGGGACTTGCTGGCGCTCAGGCCCGACGTGACGCTGCAGGTCGCCCGCATGTGCGCGTCTCGGCTGAACGACGCCGCCGGTCCGCTGCGCTTCCGCTACACCCAGCGCATCTTCCGCGAGGCTGACGGGCCCTTGCAGGCGAAAGCCCGCGAGATGACCCAGATGGGCATCGAGTGCGTGGGCGGCTGGGGCGCGAACATCGACGCGGAGATCGTGTCGCTCATGGCCGAGGCGATGGAGCTTGTCGGCGTGCGCGACTACTGCATCGCCATCGCCACCGTCGGCGTGCTGCGGGCCGTGCTGGAAGCCAGCGGGGCGCCGCAGGCATGGCGGGCTGCGGTGCTCGAGGCCTACCACAGCTCGAACTACGTGGAGCTTGACGCGCTGTGCGGGCCGGACGCGCCGGTCGCAAGCGCCCTGTACGCCGAGGCGGTCTGCCGGCTGCGGTCCATCCGCGGCGGCCGCGAGGCCGTCGAAGAGGTGCGCCGGCTCATCGAGCCGCTCGGCTGCCCGTGCGACATCGACACGTTCGAGCAGACCTACGACACGCTTGCCGCCCGCGGCCTGGCCGACCACGTGCTCGTGGACTTTTCCGTCATGAGCTCGTTCGACTATTACACGGGCATGGTGTTCGAGGTGTACGCGCCGCGCTATGGGGCGGCGCTCGGCAGCGGCGGGCGCTACGATCGGATGATCGGCGTCTACGGGCAAAACCGCGTGGCCGCCGGGTTTGCGTTCTACCTGGAATCGGTCATGGCGGCCGCCGAGCAGCAGGCGCGGGAAGCGAGCGCCGCAGATGCGGATGCCGGCGCGGGTGCTGCCGTTGAAGGGACTGAAAGCGAATCAAGTACGGAAACGGAATCTTCTTCCACAGCCACCGCCGCAGCCCCCTCCGCCGAAGCCCTGCCGCCGCTGCGCATCGCGGTTCCGAAAGGATCGCTCAACAAAGACGCCGTCGCGGCGCTTGCAGGCGCGGGGCTCGACACCGCCAACCTCGACCATCCTGGTCGCGCCCTCATCATTCACGGGCGCGGCGTCGACTACATCATCGTGCGGCCTTCCGACGCGCCCGCCTTCGTGGCGCTTGGCGCGGCTGACTGCGGCATCTGCGGGGAAGACTCGCTGCTCGAAGCCGACGTCGACGTCGTGAAGCTGGCCGACCTGCGCTTCGGCGCGTGCCGCTTCGTCGTCGCCGAGCCGGCGGGCAGCGACGCCGCCATCCAAGAGCACTACCGCCGCCTCGGGTCCATCCGCGTCGCCACGAAGTACCCGCGCATCACCCAGGCCCACTACGACGAGAGCGGCATGCAGGTGGAGATCGTCGCGCTGCATGGCAACATCGAGCTGGCGCCGCTCACCGGCCTTGCCGAGCGCATCGTCGACATCACGGCCACCGGCACCACGCTCAGGGAAAACGACCTGGTCATCGTTGACGAAGTGATGCGATCCACCGCCCGTTTCTTCGCGAATGCGGGCTCGCTGCGAACCGACGAGCGCGTGGGGGACCTGGCGCGCCGCTTGGCCGAATTCACCGCAGCCCAAGACTACGAACCCATCGCCGGCGCTGTGACGCCCGCCTCATAG
- the hisD gene encoding histidinol dehydrogenase: MRRIELNPGEVFSQSHLKRKSAFNAAALEAATAIIEDVRERGDAALRECTSRFDGVDVTDFRVPYSAIADATSQVSDDVATALRQAADQIRDFHERQRQQSWFAVREDGALVGSKVVPLDSVGIYVPGGRALYPSTVLMNAIPAAVAGVPRIVCTTPPTKDGTVDAAILEACRIAGVTEVYTVGGAQAIGALAYGAESIEPVAKITGPGNAYVAAAKKVVSGDVGIDMIAGPSEVCVVADATADPALVAIDLMAQAEHDPLATCYLVCFDAAYADAVEAMTERHLRASTRAEITKASLSDQGVIVVCNDLAQAIEAVNVIAPEHLELHVDHAFDLLGAIRHAGAIFLGAWTPEAIGDYVAGPNHTLPTGGTARYASPLSVDEFVKKSSVIQYSPQALARDAKTVMSIARHEGLWAHAMSVEMRKNLLDTGSIYGMDGDDRPAVAAQSEGEADA; the protein is encoded by the coding sequence ATGCGACGCATCGAGCTGAACCCGGGAGAGGTGTTCTCCCAAAGCCACCTGAAGCGCAAGAGCGCCTTCAACGCCGCGGCCCTTGAAGCGGCCACGGCCATCATCGAAGACGTGCGCGAACGGGGCGACGCAGCCTTGCGCGAATGCACGAGCCGCTTCGACGGCGTGGACGTCACCGACTTCCGTGTGCCGTACAGCGCCATCGCCGACGCAACGTCCCAGGTCAGCGACGATGTTGCCACGGCGCTGCGCCAGGCGGCCGACCAGATCCGCGACTTCCACGAGCGCCAGCGGCAGCAAAGCTGGTTCGCCGTGCGCGAAGACGGGGCGCTCGTGGGCAGCAAGGTGGTGCCGCTCGACTCGGTGGGCATCTACGTGCCGGGGGGCCGGGCGCTCTATCCTTCGACGGTGCTCATGAACGCCATTCCCGCCGCGGTGGCCGGCGTGCCGCGCATCGTGTGCACCACGCCGCCGACGAAAGACGGCACGGTCGACGCGGCCATTTTGGAAGCCTGCCGCATCGCCGGCGTCACCGAGGTCTACACGGTCGGAGGCGCCCAGGCCATAGGGGCGCTTGCCTACGGCGCCGAATCGATCGAGCCGGTCGCGAAGATCACCGGCCCGGGCAACGCGTACGTGGCCGCGGCGAAGAAGGTCGTCTCGGGAGACGTGGGCATCGACATGATCGCCGGCCCGTCGGAGGTCTGTGTCGTCGCCGACGCCACGGCCGACCCGGCGCTGGTGGCCATCGACCTGATGGCCCAGGCCGAGCACGACCCGCTGGCCACGTGCTACCTCGTGTGTTTCGACGCGGCCTATGCCGACGCGGTCGAGGCCATGACGGAGCGCCACCTGCGCGCGTCCACCCGCGCCGAAATCACCAAGGCATCGCTGTCCGACCAGGGCGTCATCGTCGTGTGCAACGACCTTGCCCAGGCCATCGAGGCGGTGAACGTCATCGCGCCCGAGCACTTGGAGCTGCACGTCGACCACGCCTTCGACCTGCTCGGCGCCATCCGCCACGCCGGCGCCATCTTCCTGGGCGCCTGGACGCCCGAAGCGATCGGCGACTACGTGGCCGGCCCGAACCACACCCTTCCCACCGGCGGCACGGCCCGCTACGCCTCGCCCCTGTCCGTCGACGAGTTCGTGAAAAAGTCGAGCGTCATCCAGTATTCGCCCCAGGCGCTCGCCCGCGACGCGAAGACCGTCATGAGCATCGCCCGCCACGAGGGCTTGTGGGCGCACGCGATGAGCGTGGAAATGCGCAAGAACCTGCTGGACACGGGCAGCATCTACGGCATGGACGGCGACGACCGTCCGGCCGTGGCGGCGCAGTCGGAAGGAGAGGCGGATGCGTAG
- the hisC gene encoding histidinol-phosphate transaminase, protein MRSVRSANPALETLEPYDPKYLPANAFLSANENPLDVPADVRLAVKREVRNVAFNRYPDPLANDLRDLIAEANGLDRDCVLAGNGGDELLFDIALAWGGPGRTFLNLPPTFSVYEINAQLTSTNVVRIPRRADYSIDEEAVLARVEAGDIDYIIVTSPNNPTGQLADEAFLLRLLDATDALVVVDEAYFEFSRRTMRPWLEKHANLAILRTFSKAFSLAGVRMGYLFADPRVIREVAKVRQPYSVDAVSQIVARVVFENRAKFEPGIKAIIAERGRLMNELGAMDGVRPYPSDANYILFRVSGADAVWERLYEQGVLVRDFSHAPLLEGCLRVSVGTREQNDAFLAALRAARKE, encoded by the coding sequence ATGCGTAGCGTGCGGTCGGCGAACCCGGCGCTCGAGACGCTGGAGCCCTACGATCCGAAGTACCTGCCGGCAAACGCGTTTTTGTCGGCGAACGAAAACCCGCTCGACGTGCCGGCCGACGTGCGCCTCGCCGTCAAGCGCGAAGTCAGAAACGTCGCGTTCAACCGCTATCCCGACCCGCTTGCCAACGACCTGCGCGACCTCATCGCCGAGGCGAACGGGCTTGACCGCGACTGCGTGCTGGCAGGCAACGGCGGAGACGAACTTTTGTTCGATATTGCGCTGGCGTGGGGCGGACCGGGCCGCACGTTTCTCAACCTGCCACCGACGTTTTCCGTCTACGAGATCAACGCGCAGCTGACCAGCACCAACGTCGTGCGCATCCCGCGCCGGGCCGACTATTCCATCGACGAGGAAGCCGTGCTCGCCCGCGTGGAGGCTGGCGACATCGATTACATCATCGTGACCAGCCCGAACAACCCGACCGGCCAGTTGGCCGACGAAGCGTTTCTGCTGCGCCTGCTCGACGCGACCGACGCGCTCGTGGTGGTGGACGAGGCCTACTTCGAATTCTCGCGCCGCACGATGCGGCCCTGGCTTGAGAAGCACGCCAACCTGGCCATTTTGCGCACGTTCTCCAAAGCGTTCAGCCTGGCCGGCGTGCGCATGGGCTACCTGTTCGCCGACCCGCGCGTCATCCGCGAGGTGGCAAAGGTGCGCCAGCCGTATTCGGTCGACGCGGTGTCCCAGATCGTCGCGCGGGTGGTGTTTGAAAACCGCGCGAAGTTCGAACCGGGCATCAAGGCCATCATCGCCGAGCGCGGCCGGCTCATGAACGAGCTGGGCGCGATGGACGGCGTGCGGCCGTATCCGTCAGATGCGAACTATATACTGTTTCGGGTCTCTGGGGCCGACGCGGTCTGGGAGCGCCTGTACGAACAAGGCGTGCTCGTGCGCGACTTCTCGCACGCTCCGCTTTTGGAGGGCTGCTTGCGCGTGAGCGTGGGGACGCGCGAGCAGAACGACGCGTTTCTGGCGGCGCTGCGGGCCGCAAGGAAGGAATGA
- the hisB gene encoding imidazoleglycerol-phosphate dehydratase HisB — protein MAQRRATIRRTTNETDIEITLDLDGRGVVDVDTGIGFFDHMLSAFGRHGLFDLTVRARGDVHVDGHHTVEDTGIVLGQAFLQAMGDKRGIRRFGSIALPMDEALVLAACDLSGRGQLHWAVDVPPVMLGAFDATLAKEFFIAFASNAALTLHVRELAGENTHHVIEGAFKAAARALRQAVEADARMAGELPTTKGAL, from the coding sequence ATGGCGCAAAGACGCGCGACCATTCGTCGCACCACGAATGAAACCGACATCGAGATCACGCTTGACCTGGACGGACGCGGCGTCGTCGACGTGGACACGGGCATCGGGTTTTTCGACCACATGCTTTCCGCGTTCGGCCGCCACGGCCTGTTCGACCTGACGGTGCGCGCAAGGGGCGACGTGCACGTCGACGGTCACCACACGGTCGAGGACACGGGCATCGTGCTGGGGCAGGCGTTTTTGCAGGCCATGGGCGACAAGCGCGGCATCCGACGGTTCGGCTCCATCGCGCTGCCCATGGACGAGGCGCTCGTGCTGGCGGCGTGCGACCTGTCGGGGCGCGGGCAGCTGCATTGGGCGGTCGACGTGCCGCCGGTCATGCTCGGCGCCTTCGACGCCACGCTTGCAAAGGAGTTCTTCATCGCCTTCGCGTCCAACGCGGCGCTCACGCTGCACGTGCGCGAGCTGGCAGGCGAAAACACGCATCACGTCATCGAAGGCGCGTTCAAGGCGGCGGCCCGGGCGCTGCGCCAGGCCGTCGAGGCCGATGCGCGCATGGCCGGCGAGCTGCCCACGACGAAAGGCGCCCTATGA
- the hisH gene encoding imidazole glycerol phosphate synthase subunit HisH: MIAVVDYHKGNLLSVQRGLEALGARVLVTDDAAAIARADAIVLPGVGAFADAAESMQALGQLAAVRERIALGVPFLGICLGMHLMFEEGTEGAPQEDDEESSHNAQGLAVLPGVVDRMPRTDAQGRAYKVPHVGWNQVVPPAGDKDAAVFASPLFAGIDPGEFFYFTHSYVVPDGPFSIAETTHATAFPCAVQYGDAAFGVQFHPEKSSDAGSKLLGNFIAIAKGA, translated from the coding sequence ATGATCGCCGTCGTTGACTACCACAAAGGAAACCTGCTGTCGGTCCAGCGCGGGCTTGAAGCGCTTGGCGCGCGCGTGCTCGTGACCGACGACGCGGCTGCCATCGCGCGGGCAGACGCTATCGTGCTGCCGGGCGTGGGCGCGTTCGCCGACGCGGCGGAGTCGATGCAGGCGCTCGGACAGCTGGCGGCCGTTCGCGAACGCATCGCGCTCGGCGTGCCGTTTTTAGGCATCTGCCTGGGAATGCACCTCATGTTCGAGGAAGGCACTGAAGGGGCGCCGCAGGAAGACGACGAGGAATCGTCGCACAACGCGCAAGGGCTGGCCGTGCTGCCCGGCGTCGTGGACCGCATGCCGCGCACGGATGCGCAAGGCCGCGCGTACAAGGTGCCGCACGTTGGCTGGAACCAGGTGGTGCCGCCGGCGGGCGACAAGGATGCAGCCGTCTTCGCCTCGCCCCTGTTCGCGGGCATCGATCCGGGCGAGTTCTTCTATTTCACGCACAGCTACGTGGTGCCCGACGGGCCGTTTTCCATCGCAGAGACCACCCATGCGACGGCGTTTCCCTGTGCCGTGCAGTACGGCGACGCGGCCTTCGGCGTGCAGTTCCATCCCGAGAAAAGCTCAGACGCGGGATCGAAGCTTCTCGGCAATTTCATCGCGATTGCGAAAGGGGCATAG
- the hisA gene encoding 1-(5-phosphoribosyl)-5-[(5-phosphoribosylamino)methylideneamino]imidazole-4-carboxamide isomerase, whose protein sequence is MYLLPAIDILGGKAVRLAKGDYNAVTVYNDDPVDQAFQFVDEGASWVHVVDLDGARSGLPENISIIETIIHDTGLKVEVGGGIRSLATVRRLADAGVSRIVLGTVLVTDPAFAKDALYEFGDLLSAGIDARDGEVAVSGWREGSGVNAFDLARQMSEAGFKHMVYTDISRDGMRTGVDAAAYVAMAEAFGHPVTASGGVANIADIEALAQVADSIEGVIAGRAVYEGNLSVAKGVAVCRAATGASC, encoded by the coding sequence ATGTATCTGCTTCCTGCCATTGACATTTTGGGCGGCAAGGCCGTGCGGCTTGCAAAAGGCGACTACAACGCCGTGACGGTCTATAACGATGACCCAGTTGATCAGGCATTCCAGTTCGTCGACGAGGGCGCGTCGTGGGTGCACGTCGTCGATCTGGACGGCGCGCGCTCGGGCCTGCCGGAAAACATCTCCATCATCGAAACCATCATCCATGACACGGGGCTGAAAGTGGAAGTGGGCGGCGGCATCCGCAGCCTGGCGACCGTGCGGCGTCTGGCCGATGCGGGCGTGTCGCGCATCGTGCTAGGAACGGTGCTTGTGACCGACCCGGCTTTCGCGAAAGACGCGCTTTACGAATTCGGCGACCTTCTGTCGGCCGGCATCGACGCGCGCGACGGCGAAGTGGCCGTTTCCGGCTGGCGCGAAGGGTCGGGCGTGAACGCGTTCGATCTGGCGCGGCAGATGTCCGAGGCGGGCTTCAAGCACATGGTCTACACCGACATTTCGCGCGACGGCATGCGCACGGGCGTCGACGCGGCGGCCTACGTTGCCATGGCCGAGGCGTTCGGGCATCCGGTCACGGCGTCCGGCGGCGTGGCGAACATTGCCGACATCGAGGCGTTGGCCCAGGTGGCGGACTCGATCGAAGGCGTCATCGCCGGCCGGGCGGTCTATGAGGGCAACCTGTCGGTGGCGAAGGGCGTGGCGGTGTGCCGCGCGGCGACGGGGGCGTCATGCTAG
- the hisF gene encoding imidazole glycerol phosphate synthase subunit HisF, which produces MLAKRVIPCMDVKDGRVVKGVNFVNLRDAGDPIELASAYDAQKADEVIFLDITATSDDRATTVELASHASASLHLPYCVGGGFRSVADIRRMIAVGADKVSVNSAAVTNPALIAEAARAFGTQAIVCAIDAKAVAGNPNKWEVYVAGGRKATGIDAVAWAREAARLGAGEILLTSMDRDGSRDGFDCALTRAVARAVDIPVIASGGVGKLEHFAEGIIEGEADAVLAASVFHFGELTVRQVKEHMRSCGIPVRL; this is translated from the coding sequence ATGCTAGCGAAACGCGTCATTCCCTGCATGGACGTGAAGGACGGCCGGGTCGTCAAAGGCGTCAACTTCGTGAACCTGCGCGATGCGGGCGACCCCATCGAGCTGGCGTCCGCCTACGATGCGCAGAAGGCCGACGAGGTCATCTTTCTCGACATCACGGCCACCAGCGACGACCGCGCCACGACGGTGGAGCTGGCCAGCCATGCCAGCGCCAGCCTGCATTTGCCGTACTGCGTGGGCGGCGGCTTTCGCAGCGTGGCCGACATCCGCCGCATGATAGCCGTCGGGGCCGACAAGGTGTCGGTGAACTCGGCCGCCGTGACGAACCCTGCGCTCATCGCCGAGGCGGCGCGGGCGTTCGGCACGCAGGCCATCGTGTGCGCCATCGACGCGAAGGCGGTCGCGGGAAACCCCAACAAGTGGGAGGTCTACGTGGCGGGTGGGCGCAAGGCCACGGGCATCGACGCGGTGGCCTGGGCGCGGGAGGCGGCACGGCTCGGCGCGGGCGAGATCCTGCTCACGTCGATGGACCGCGACGGCAGCCGCGACGGGTTCGACTGCGCGCTCACCCGCGCGGTGGCTCGGGCCGTGGACATCCCGGTCATCGCGTCGGGCGGCGTGGGGAAGCTGGAACACTTTGCCGAGGGCATCATCGAAGGGGAGGCCGACGCCGTGCTTGCCGCCAGCGTCTTCCACTTCGGCGAGCTGACGGTGCGCCAGGTGAAGGAACACATGCGCTCCTGCGGCATCCCCGTGCGGCTGTAG
- the hisI gene encoding phosphoribosyl-AMP cyclohydrolase, whose product MAEISDVCFNEAGLVPCIVQDADTLEVLMMAWMSAESLALTLERRETVFWSRSRQEIWHKGATSGNTQKLVDLRYDCDADCLLALVHPAGPACHTGNRTCFYRSLL is encoded by the coding sequence ATGGCTGAAATTTCTGACGTTTGCTTCAACGAGGCGGGGCTGGTTCCGTGCATCGTGCAGGATGCCGACACGCTCGAAGTGCTCATGATGGCGTGGATGAGCGCCGAATCGCTTGCGCTGACGCTGGAACGCCGCGAGACCGTCTTCTGGTCGCGCAGCCGCCAAGAAATCTGGCACAAGGGAGCTACCAGCGGAAACACGCAAAAGCTGGTGGATCTGCGCTATGACTGCGATGCCGACTGCCTGCTCGCCCTCGTCCATCCCGCCGGCCCCGCCTGCCACACCGGCAACCGCACCTGCTTCTACCGCTCGCTGCTGTAG